The following are from one region of the Chloroflexia bacterium SDU3-3 genome:
- a CDS encoding o-succinylbenzoate synthase produces MIIQRILLRTYRIPYQATFTTAHGSEQWREGVLLEIDMGDGLTGLGEAAPVAAFGGGSAAQALAVARAIAARALGQPLALADRLLAALDYSRPGVSAAACAFDTAIHDIRARQAKLPLAHLLTPEAPASVTVNATIGGLPSEAACESARQAVGLGFGTIKLKVGVAASPQGEIERIKAVRAAIGPDVKLRLDANGAWDAPTAIAILHTFAPYNIELLEQPVPADDLWGMAQVRAASVVPIAADEALTGPEQARQIIQRQAADILVVKPMCAGGIGRAREIAQIGLEAGLGVFVTSTIESGVGVAAALHVAAALPTHALACGLATGALLAGNLLRHALPVRMGRMALPAEHGLGVALDDVQLGRWASPWQEAERI; encoded by the coding sequence ATGATCATCCAGCGCATTCTGCTGCGGACCTACCGCATCCCCTATCAGGCCACCTTCACCACCGCGCACGGCAGCGAGCAATGGCGCGAGGGCGTGCTGCTGGAGATCGACATGGGCGACGGGCTCACCGGCCTGGGCGAGGCCGCGCCCGTGGCTGCCTTCGGCGGGGGCAGCGCCGCGCAGGCCCTGGCCGTGGCCCGCGCTATCGCCGCGCGCGCGCTGGGCCAGCCACTGGCCCTGGCCGACCGCCTGCTGGCCGCGCTCGACTACAGCCGCCCCGGCGTGAGCGCCGCCGCCTGCGCCTTCGACACCGCCATCCACGACATCCGCGCCCGCCAGGCCAAGCTGCCGCTGGCGCACCTGCTCACCCCCGAGGCTCCGGCCAGCGTGACTGTCAACGCCACCATCGGCGGGCTGCCCAGCGAGGCCGCCTGCGAGTCGGCGCGGCAGGCTGTGGGCCTAGGGTTCGGCACGATCAAGCTGAAGGTGGGCGTCGCCGCCTCGCCGCAGGGGGAGATCGAGCGGATCAAGGCGGTGCGGGCCGCCATCGGGCCAGATGTGAAGCTGCGGCTCGACGCCAACGGCGCGTGGGATGCACCCACCGCCATCGCCATCCTGCACACCTTCGCGCCCTACAACATCGAGCTGCTAGAGCAGCCGGTGCCTGCCGACGATCTGTGGGGCATGGCGCAGGTGCGAGCAGCCTCGGTGGTGCCGATCGCCGCCGACGAGGCGCTGACCGGCCCCGAGCAGGCCCGCCAGATCATCCAGCGCCAGGCCGCCGACATCCTGGTGGTCAAGCCCATGTGCGCTGGCGGCATCGGGCGGGCGCGCGAGATCGCGCAGATCGGGCTGGAGGCCGGGCTGGGCGTGTTCGTCACATCCACGATCGAGAGCGGTGTAGGCGTGGCCGCCGCGCTGCATGTGGCCGCCGCGCTGCCCACCCACGCGCTGGCCTGCGGTCTGGCCACCGGGGCGCTGCTGGCCGGCAACCTGCTGCGCCACGCGCTGCCGGTGCGCATGGGCCGCATGGCGCTGCCCGCCGAGCACGGCCTGGGCGTGGCGCTCGACGATGTGCAGCTGGGCCGCTGGGCCAGCCCCTGGCAAGAGGCCGAGCGTATCTAG
- the menE gene encoding o-succinylbenzoate--CoA ligase: MTETTLPDWLARRASIAPEAPALIAGETRWSFAALDAQASAAARRLAALGLRPGDRVAVLMRNTPLFVALVHAAPRLGVTLVLQNTRLAAPELVWQLNDAGAEALIYDPAFTALAEAIGQQLPQLVRCDADAFAALAEAPAALREHIRLDNIHTIIYTSGTTGQPKGAMLAYASHWWSAIGSALNLGLRDDDRWVAVLPFFHVGGLAILMRCAIYGIATVLPSSNSADDIALAIERERGTIISVVSTLLQRMVEGRPPPTWLRCVLLGGGPAPRQLLERCAALGIPAIQSYGMTETASQVVTLAFADALRKLGSSGKPLLPNQIRIEAERKEARPGEIGEILISGPSLMRGYINRPDATASALRDGWLHSGDLGYLDDEGFLFVIDRRSDLIISGGENIYPAQIEAVLRQHPAVAEAAVVAMPDPRWGQVPAAFVVLRQGAALDPQALAEFCAQHLARYKLPRQFLALPELPRNAGGKVVRAQLRQLLADAQGDTGPLL, translated from the coding sequence ATGACCGAGACCACCTTGCCCGACTGGCTGGCCCGCCGCGCCAGCATCGCGCCCGAGGCCCCCGCGCTGATCGCGGGGGAGACCCGCTGGAGCTTCGCCGCGCTTGATGCCCAGGCTAGCGCTGCGGCGCGGCGGCTGGCCGCGCTGGGGCTGCGCCCCGGCGACCGCGTGGCCGTGCTGATGCGCAACACGCCGCTGTTTGTGGCGCTTGTCCACGCCGCGCCGCGCCTGGGTGTCACGCTGGTGCTGCAAAACACGCGGCTGGCCGCGCCCGAGCTGGTGTGGCAGCTGAACGATGCCGGTGCCGAGGCACTGATCTACGACCCCGCATTCACCGCCCTGGCCGAGGCGATCGGCCAGCAGCTGCCGCAGCTGGTGCGCTGCGACGCGGACGCCTTCGCCGCCCTGGCCGAGGCCCCCGCCGCCCTGCGCGAGCACATCCGGCTCGACAACATCCACACGATCATCTACACATCCGGCACCACCGGCCAGCCCAAGGGCGCAATGCTGGCCTACGCCAGCCACTGGTGGAGCGCCATCGGCTCGGCGCTGAACCTGGGCCTGCGCGACGACGATCGCTGGGTGGCGGTGCTGCCGTTTTTCCACGTGGGTGGGCTGGCCATCCTCATGCGTTGCGCCATCTACGGCATCGCCACCGTGCTGCCCAGCTCGAACAGCGCCGACGACATCGCCCTAGCCATCGAGCGCGAGCGCGGCACGATCATCTCGGTGGTCAGCACGCTGCTGCAGCGCATGGTCGAGGGCAGGCCCCCGCCGACCTGGCTGCGCTGCGTGCTGTTGGGCGGCGGGCCAGCGCCACGCCAGCTGCTCGAGCGCTGCGCCGCACTGGGCATCCCGGCCATCCAGAGCTACGGCATGACCGAAACCGCCTCGCAGGTGGTCACGCTGGCCTTCGCCGACGCCCTACGCAAGCTCGGCTCGTCGGGCAAGCCCCTGCTGCCCAACCAGATCCGGATCGAAGCTGAGAGGAAGGAGGCCAGGCCAGGCGAGATCGGCGAGATCCTGATCAGCGGGCCAAGCCTGATGCGCGGCTACATCAACCGCCCCGACGCCACCGCCAGCGCCCTGCGCGACGGCTGGCTGCACAGCGGCGACCTGGGCTACCTGGACGACGAGGGCTTTCTGTTCGTGATCGACCGCCGCAGCGACCTGATCATCTCAGGCGGCGAGAACATCTACCCCGCCCAGATCGAGGCCGTGCTGCGCCAGCACCCCGCCGTGGCCGAGGCCGCCGTGGTGGCCATGCCCGACCCGCGCTGGGGCCAGGTGCCCGCCGCCTTCGTGGTGCTACGCCAGGGTGCCGCGCTCGACCCGCAGGCTCTGGCCGAGTTCTGCGCCCAGCACCTAGCCCGCTACAAGCTGCCGCGCCAGTTCTTGGCCCTGCCCGAGCTGCCGCGCAACGCGGGCGGCAAGGTAGTGCGCGCCCAGCTGCGCCAGCTGCTGGCCGACGCCCAGGGCGACACGGGGCCGCTGCTCTAG
- a CDS encoding TetR/AcrR family transcriptional regulator, whose amino-acid sequence MNTVQHKKSTNMARSNKTTREQRLRSGSQDRREQERQELRQLMLDAAGALFLERGYAGFSLRQVAEQIGYSPGTIYLYFRDKDDLLFHVADTGFRLFQEQQQRAALSASEPQARLQAVAQAYVRFGLAYPAYYRLMFVERPDLLFKEHADEAAAWLATLDAYQQLFQELSAGAASPAQVQALADVWWATVHGIVMLANSMGVVFDQARIDAMLAAALAQIMRALGREA is encoded by the coding sequence ATGAACACTGTTCAGCATAAGAAAAGCACCAATATGGCACGATCAAACAAAACAACCAGAGAGCAGCGGCTGCGCAGCGGCTCGCAGGACCGGCGCGAGCAGGAGCGCCAAGAGCTGCGCCAGCTGATGCTGGATGCGGCGGGGGCGCTCTTTCTTGAGCGTGGCTACGCGGGCTTCTCGCTGCGCCAGGTGGCCGAGCAGATCGGCTACTCGCCCGGCACCATCTACCTCTACTTTCGCGATAAAGATGACCTGCTGTTCCACGTGGCTGACACCGGCTTTCGTCTGTTCCAGGAGCAGCAGCAGCGCGCGGCGCTCTCGGCCAGCGAGCCGCAGGCGCGGCTGCAGGCGGTGGCCCAGGCCTATGTGCGCTTTGGGCTGGCGTACCCCGCCTACTACCGGCTGATGTTCGTCGAGCGGCCCGATCTGCTGTTCAAAGAGCACGCCGACGAGGCCGCCGCCTGGCTGGCCACGCTCGACGCCTACCAACAGCTTTTCCAGGAACTGTCCGCAGGAGCCGCTAGCCCCGCCCAGGTGCAGGCCCTGGCCGACGTGTGGTGGGCGACCGTCCACGGCATCGTAATGCTGGCCAACAGCATGGGCGTGGTGTTCGACCAGGCACGGATCGATGCGATGCTCGCCGCTGCGCTCGCCCAGATCATGCGGGCGCTGGGGCGCGAGGCCTAG
- a CDS encoding SDR family NAD(P)-dependent oxidoreductase gives MNEHRLLSYNCFKRKGYRMSQPIILVVGATGMLGTPVAERLLREGYRVRALVRNPEAARQRLGEHVEYASGDVRDEAQVRAALRGCAGVHISLQGHTLAEFEAVEHQGGALVARLAAEQGVGRISYVSGAMVSAEANSAPQQYAKYQAEQAIRQSGVAYTIFKPTFFMETLPLSVQGSRAIVVGGQRRPLRYVAASDFAGLVARAFRTPEAAGKDLFVYGPQALTPYEATATYCRIAAPHAKISTTPLWMMRALNTLFLRGALSPYLTIVQLAQRLGEPGDPAATERILGAPTTTLEQWCQQRTAPLTVEQGA, from the coding sequence ATGAATGAACACCGTTTATTAAGTTATAACTGTTTTAAAAGAAAGGGCTATCGTATGAGCCAACCGATCATCTTGGTAGTCGGCGCCACGGGCATGCTAGGCACGCCCGTGGCCGAGCGGCTGCTGCGCGAGGGCTACCGCGTGCGCGCGCTGGTGCGCAACCCCGAGGCCGCGCGGCAACGGCTGGGCGAGCATGTGGAATACGCCAGCGGCGACGTGCGCGACGAGGCACAGGTGCGGGCGGCGCTGCGCGGCTGCGCAGGCGTGCACATCTCGCTCCAGGGCCACACCCTCGCCGAGTTCGAGGCCGTGGAGCACCAGGGCGGCGCGCTGGTGGCGCGGCTGGCCGCCGAGCAGGGCGTGGGCCGCATCAGCTACGTATCGGGCGCGATGGTGAGCGCCGAGGCCAACAGCGCACCGCAGCAGTACGCCAAATACCAGGCCGAGCAGGCCATCCGCCAGAGCGGCGTGGCCTACACCATCTTCAAGCCCACCTTCTTTATGGAAACCCTGCCGCTGAGCGTGCAGGGCAGCCGCGCCATCGTGGTCGGCGGGCAGCGCAGGCCGCTGCGCTACGTGGCCGCCAGCGACTTCGCGGGGCTGGTGGCGCGGGCCTTCCGCACACCCGAGGCGGCAGGCAAAGATCTATTTGTCTACGGCCCGCAGGCCCTGACCCCATACGAGGCGACCGCCACCTACTGCCGGATCGCCGCACCCCACGCGAAGATCAGCACCACGCCGCTCTGGATGATGCGCGCGCTCAACACGCTCTTCCTCAGGGGTGCGCTTAGCCCCTACCTCACCATCGTGCAGCTGGCGCAGCGCCTCGGCGAGCCAGGCGACCCCGCAGCCACCGAGCGCATCCTGGGCGCGCCCACGACCACGCTTGAGCAGTGGTGCCAGCAGCGCACCGCGCCGCTAACCGTTGAGCAAGGAGCCTGA
- a CDS encoding DUF1295 domain-containing protein, with translation MKQRYIVDGHKLLTSFFILGLMAAYGRWDNPTAWLYLALHGTYGMIWLIKSALFPDKRWQQRVSAPYAVGLAATLTLYWAAPWLLIARDVRAAPPLMALCVAVYTLGIFLHYTSDMQKHMALAQRPGTLVSGGLWGVVRNPNYLGELLIYLGFGMLAQHWLPIAIIAAVVAAVWWPNMRQKDRSLARYPEFAVYQRSTKLLIPFIW, from the coding sequence ATGAAGCAGCGCTATATCGTCGATGGCCACAAGCTGCTCACCAGCTTCTTCATCCTGGGGCTGATGGCCGCCTATGGCCGCTGGGACAACCCGACCGCATGGCTCTACCTCGCGCTCCACGGCACCTACGGCATGATCTGGCTGATCAAGAGCGCACTGTTCCCCGACAAGCGCTGGCAGCAGCGGGTGTCTGCGCCCTACGCTGTGGGGCTGGCCGCCACCCTCACGCTGTACTGGGCCGCGCCCTGGCTGCTGATCGCCCGCGACGTGCGCGCCGCGCCGCCGCTCATGGCGCTGTGCGTGGCGGTGTACACGCTCGGCATCTTCCTCCACTACACATCCGACATGCAGAAGCACATGGCGCTGGCCCAGCGGCCCGGCACGCTGGTGAGCGGCGGGCTGTGGGGCGTGGTGCGCAACCCCAACTACCTTGGCGAGCTACTGATCTACCTGGGCTTCGGGATGCTGGCCCAGCACTGGCTGCCGATCGCGATCATCGCGGCGGTGGTGGCGGCGGTGTGGTGGCCCAACATGCGTCAGAAGGATCGCTCGTTGGCACGCTACCCCGAGTTCGCCGTATACCAGCGCAGCACCAAGCTGCTCATCCCCTTCATCTGGTAG
- a CDS encoding extracellular solute-binding protein, translating into MIPLRECSTTQRSSAPHGIRSHAMPFYQSRLVATTLLSITLLAGCSTPTSQRSPPAPTAAPTQAIATVGAPAETAASATPVTIRVAWWGSQTRHDRTLKAIELFEQAYPNIDIVPEYSSFDDYWTKLSSQVESNDLPDVINQDYARISDWISRDLLMPLDPLVADSTINLTDVADEQIAGGRLRGKLYGLSLGTNSPSILYDPALFKAAGLEEPTADWTWSDLQRDAISIHQKLGIYGVEDIYKLDMFKLFLKEHGAWIYNERGTGLGYNNDAIAATFFQSLIDLQKAGAIPSQDFDANHPVSSVEDSLMVKGQAAMLFIWSNQAVAVNNAVKDRQLALVQTPRVAGGSEGLYLKPAMFFSISAKTQHPKEAAMFIDFFLNSPEANTVLAAERGVPILPSVRKAIRSSLPPMQQQVFAYIGDVESVAAPINPPDPTAHTKVLSEVYNPLVNQLIRGEISAADAAALFRKQATALLAAK; encoded by the coding sequence ATGATACCATTACGAGAATGTTCGACAACACAGAGATCATCAGCACCTCATGGAATAAGGAGTCACGCAATGCCCTTCTACCAATCACGCCTAGTTGCTACTACGCTCCTGTCCATCACCCTCCTAGCGGGATGCAGCACACCGACCTCGCAGCGCAGCCCACCGGCCCCAACCGCCGCGCCCACCCAGGCGATAGCAACGGTAGGCGCGCCAGCGGAAACCGCAGCCAGCGCCACGCCGGTTACGATCCGCGTCGCCTGGTGGGGTTCGCAAACCCGGCACGACCGCACGCTCAAAGCTATCGAGCTGTTCGAGCAGGCCTACCCCAATATCGACATCGTTCCTGAATACAGCAGCTTCGACGACTACTGGACCAAACTCTCATCGCAGGTAGAGAGCAATGATCTGCCCGACGTCATCAATCAGGACTATGCCCGCATCAGCGACTGGATCTCCCGCGATCTGCTCATGCCGCTTGACCCGCTTGTCGCAGATTCTACGATCAACCTCACGGATGTGGCCGACGAGCAGATCGCAGGCGGCCGACTAAGAGGCAAGCTCTACGGGCTATCGCTTGGCACCAACTCGCCCAGCATCCTCTACGATCCTGCGCTGTTTAAGGCCGCTGGGCTTGAGGAGCCAACCGCCGACTGGACGTGGAGCGATCTGCAGCGCGACGCGATCAGCATCCATCAGAAGCTTGGCATCTATGGCGTGGAGGATATCTACAAGCTCGACATGTTCAAGCTCTTCCTGAAAGAGCATGGTGCGTGGATCTACAATGAGCGCGGCACAGGGCTGGGCTACAATAACGACGCGATCGCCGCCACCTTCTTCCAGTCCCTGATCGATCTGCAGAAGGCGGGGGCCATACCCAGCCAGGATTTTGATGCGAATCACCCCGTATCTTCAGTCGAGGACTCGCTGATGGTGAAGGGGCAGGCGGCAATGCTTTTCATCTGGAGCAACCAGGCGGTGGCGGTCAACAATGCGGTAAAAGATCGCCAGCTTGCCCTAGTCCAAACGCCACGCGTCGCAGGTGGCAGCGAGGGGCTCTACCTAAAGCCGGCAATGTTCTTCTCGATCTCGGCCAAGACCCAGCACCCCAAAGAGGCCGCGATGTTCATCGATTTTTTCCTGAACTCGCCAGAGGCAAACACGGTGCTGGCCGCTGAGCGTGGCGTGCCCATCCTGCCCAGCGTGCGCAAGGCCATCCGTAGCTCGCTCCCGCCAATGCAGCAGCAGGTCTTTGCCTATATCGGCGATGTGGAGTCGGTGGCCGCGCCGATCAACCCGCCCGACCCAACAGCACACACGAAAGTGCTGTCCGAGGTCTATAACCCGCTGGTCAATCAGCTCATCCGCGGCGAGATCAGCGCTGCCGACGCCGCCGCGCTGTTCCGCAAGCAGGCGACCGCGCTGCTGGCTGCAAAATAG
- a CDS encoding LLM class flavin-dependent oxidoreductase yields the protein MRYGIYLPNFGPYGDACALAELACEAEQAGWDGFFLWDHIAGWDLPMADPWVALAAVAMRTSRIRIGTTVTPLPRRRPWKLAREATTLDHLSGGRLTLGVGIGGGADEWENLGEQPSLRERGAMLDEALEVLRGLWSGEPFSFDGRFYHVRDAHFLPRPLQQPGIPVWVGGFWPNKAPFRRAARWDGVFPLFDADDEAGELAQLGQLAAFLARQPQRTPAPDLVCMGVTPGACPAEAAPIVAWRAALGATWWLECIAPFRMGVGFDEPWPLDALRERVRQGPPRLP from the coding sequence ATGCGCTACGGCATCTATCTCCCCAACTTCGGCCCCTATGGCGATGCGTGTGCGCTGGCCGAGCTGGCCTGCGAGGCCGAGCAGGCTGGCTGGGATGGCTTCTTCCTCTGGGACCATATCGCTGGCTGGGATCTGCCCATGGCCGACCCATGGGTGGCGCTGGCCGCCGTGGCCATGCGCACCAGCCGTATACGCATCGGCACCACCGTGACCCCGCTGCCGCGCCGCCGCCCCTGGAAGCTGGCCCGCGAGGCCACCACGCTCGACCACCTGTCGGGTGGCAGGCTGACGCTCGGCGTGGGCATCGGTGGCGGTGCGGACGAGTGGGAGAACCTAGGGGAGCAGCCCAGCCTGCGCGAGCGCGGCGCGATGCTGGATGAAGCGCTGGAGGTGTTGCGCGGTCTATGGAGCGGCGAGCCGTTTTCCTTCGACGGCCGCTTCTACCATGTGCGCGATGCCCATTTCCTACCCCGCCCGCTGCAGCAGCCGGGCATCCCGGTGTGGGTCGGCGGGTTCTGGCCGAACAAGGCTCCCTTCCGCCGCGCCGCCCGCTGGGATGGCGTCTTCCCGCTGTTCGACGCCGACGACGAGGCGGGCGAGCTGGCCCAGCTGGGCCAGCTGGCTGCCTTTCTCGCGCGTCAGCCCCAGCGCACGCCCGCGCCGGATCTGGTGTGCATGGGCGTTACCCCGGGTGCCTGCCCCGCCGAGGCCGCGCCGATCGTGGCGTGGCGGGCGGCGCTGGGCGCGACGTGGTGGCTTGAGTGCATCGCGCCGTTCCGCATGGGCGTGGGCTTCGACGAGCCGTGGCCGCTGGATGCCCTGCGCGAGCGGGTGCGACAGGGGCCGCCGCGCCTGCCCTAG
- the tenA gene encoding thiaminase II gives MTFSTQAWQAITPIYAAILDHPFNRELAQGRLDRARFQRYMLQDAYYLQDYARALASVAARSPQPDAVASFADDAANAVRVERALHTGYFAAFGIPPEAVSATRPTPSCFAYTSFLLACAHHRPYEVLLAAVLPCYWIYWEVGKHIYQHAAPANPYQAWIDTYAGEAFGAVVRSAIGWTDAAAQAATPARQAEMMEAFHRSTQLEWMFWESAYRDEAWPI, from the coding sequence ATGACCTTCTCCACCCAGGCATGGCAGGCGATCACGCCGATCTACGCCGCCATCCTCGATCACCCCTTCAATCGCGAGCTAGCCCAGGGCAGGCTTGACCGCGCCCGCTTCCAGCGCTATATGCTGCAGGATGCCTACTACCTGCAGGACTACGCCCGCGCCCTGGCCTCGGTCGCGGCCCGCTCGCCGCAGCCCGATGCGGTGGCCAGCTTCGCCGACGATGCGGCCAACGCTGTGCGCGTGGAGCGGGCGCTGCACACCGGCTACTTCGCCGCGTTTGGCATCCCACCCGAGGCGGTGTCGGCCACGCGACCCACGCCTAGCTGCTTCGCCTACACCAGCTTCCTGCTAGCCTGCGCCCACCATCGCCCCTACGAGGTGCTGCTGGCGGCGGTGCTGCCCTGCTACTGGATCTACTGGGAAGTCGGCAAGCACATCTACCAGCACGCCGCGCCCGCCAACCCCTACCAGGCCTGGATCGACACCTACGCAGGCGAGGCGTTTGGTGCGGTGGTGCGCTCCGCCATCGGCTGGACCGACGCAGCGGCCCAGGCGGCGACGCCCGCGCGCCAGGCCGAGATGATGGAGGCCTTCCACCGCTCGACCCAGCTTGAGTGGATGTTCTGGGAGAGCGCCTACCGCGATGAGGCGTGGCCGATCTAG